In Synergistaceae bacterium, a single genomic region encodes these proteins:
- a CDS encoding bifunctional folylpolyglutamate synthase/dihydrofolate synthase codes for MNGGITSFEELEEFFMRLSSQGIRPGLDRIGRLLGLVGNPEARFPSVHIVGTNGKGSTAAFLESILRASGRATAMYTSPHLESPSERLLLMGEPAPLDDWTMAANDLAEAMKSDPVLADDPPSFFEVVTAAAFLICARIEVGIAVVEAGLGGRLDATNLLKDVRLTIITSISMDHTEYLGGTIEQVAGEKFAVMREGKPALFSGEPDSLVPLFLETAASRDADPLLLRELCSVDGVERSADSLSFIYSSPRLIGSNEIRLETGLMGAYQVENCAMAVTGAMLLSRTFPCISNATVREGVRTAAWPGRFERVLSNPDVILDGAHNPGGIRRLVEDLSSLYAGKRIGIVYGSMSDKQYAESLAMLREAAKTLYCVPVPENSRGASLRMLADAARAAGWRDGEIFIYDDPLEAIREARSSNDLTVCCGSLYLVGYVRHRLLEMSMGESRG; via the coding sequence ATGAACGGCGGGATAACAAGCTTCGAGGAGCTTGAGGAGTTCTTTATGCGCCTGTCGAGCCAAGGAATCCGCCCGGGGCTCGACAGGATAGGACGTTTGCTAGGGCTCGTCGGGAATCCCGAGGCCCGGTTCCCCTCCGTGCATATAGTCGGGACCAACGGCAAGGGGTCCACCGCGGCCTTCCTCGAGAGCATCCTCAGGGCGTCCGGCCGAGCCACGGCGATGTACACGAGCCCGCACCTGGAATCCCCCTCGGAGCGACTTCTGCTGATGGGAGAGCCGGCCCCGCTGGACGATTGGACAATGGCTGCCAACGACCTGGCCGAGGCGATGAAGTCGGACCCGGTGCTGGCCGACGACCCTCCGTCCTTCTTCGAAGTCGTGACAGCGGCGGCCTTTTTGATCTGCGCCCGGATCGAAGTAGGCATAGCCGTCGTGGAGGCAGGGCTAGGAGGGCGGCTGGATGCAACCAACCTGCTGAAGGACGTCCGGCTGACGATTATCACGTCTATCTCCATGGATCACACTGAGTACCTTGGCGGCACGATCGAACAGGTGGCGGGGGAGAAGTTCGCCGTGATGCGCGAAGGCAAGCCTGCCCTTTTCTCCGGGGAACCTGACTCTCTCGTGCCCCTGTTCCTCGAGACGGCCGCCTCCCGCGACGCCGATCCGCTGCTGCTGAGGGAGCTCTGCTCCGTGGACGGCGTGGAGCGCTCCGCTGACTCCCTCTCATTTATATACAGCTCGCCCCGCCTCATCGGCTCGAACGAGATTCGCCTCGAGACGGGACTAATGGGCGCCTACCAGGTGGAGAACTGTGCAATGGCGGTCACAGGCGCGATGCTTCTGTCGAGGACATTTCCCTGTATATCGAACGCGACCGTGCGGGAGGGAGTTCGGACCGCTGCCTGGCCCGGCAGGTTCGAGAGGGTGCTCTCGAACCCGGACGTAATTCTCGACGGCGCTCACAACCCGGGGGGCATTAGGAGGCTGGTCGAGGACCTCTCCTCCCTTTACGCCGGGAAGAGGATCGGGATCGTCTACGGCAGCATGAGCGACAAACAGTACGCGGAATCCCTGGCCATGCTGCGGGAGGCCGCGAAAACTCTCTACTGCGTACCGGTGCCGGAAAACAGCAGGGGCGCCTCGCTGAGGATGCTGGCGGACGCGGCCAGGGCGGCTGGATGGAGGGATGGCGAGATCTTCATCTACGATGACCCGCTCGAGGCGATCCGAGAGGCTCGAAGCTCGAATGACCTGACGGTCTGCTGCGGAAGCCTCTACCTCGTCGGCTACGTCAGGCACCGGCTTTTAGAGATGTCGATGGGAGAGAGCCGGGGATGA
- a CDS encoding polyphenol oxidase family protein: MKSAPDFNLRTAGPHPFIEYTAPCPDSRFFIRLYLRGPGMSNARGDPERSRAALSRSVPLQGPLIAPRQVHGDRILEGRPEHSLPNRPEADGILLERCGVEGSLRFADCYPVILASTVPSPWIVILHSGFKGVLNDIAGSACRLLFSTHGRTPESTFAWIGPGIGWKQYERRRDDRWTEIGLRLFRPEHVDDGGGEILFDLGGQIASQLADSGIPRANIRRLPLCTFERNDLFYSYRRGDEESRLFLLAFLGR; this comes from the coding sequence ATGAAATCGGCCCCCGACTTTAACCTCCGGACCGCCGGACCCCACCCCTTCATAGAGTACACAGCCCCCTGCCCGGACTCACGCTTTTTCATCCGACTCTACCTGAGGGGGCCGGGGATGAGCAATGCCCGCGGCGATCCCGAGAGGTCGCGCGCGGCCCTGTCCCGCTCCGTCCCACTTCAAGGCCCCTTGATCGCCCCTCGCCAGGTCCATGGTGATCGCATTCTCGAAGGGCGTCCCGAGCACTCCCTCCCGAACAGGCCGGAGGCGGACGGCATCCTCTTAGAGAGGTGCGGCGTCGAAGGCTCGCTCCGCTTCGCCGACTGCTACCCCGTCATACTGGCATCGACTGTCCCGTCCCCCTGGATAGTCATCCTGCACTCCGGCTTCAAGGGAGTGCTGAACGACATCGCGGGGAGCGCCTGCAGGCTCCTCTTCTCGACGCACGGGAGAACGCCCGAATCGACATTCGCCTGGATCGGGCCCGGGATCGGCTGGAAACAGTACGAGAGAAGGCGGGACGACAGGTGGACTGAGATCGGGCTGCGGCTCTTCCGCCCCGAGCACGTCGACGATGGAGGAGGGGAGATCCTATTCGATCTCGGAGGGCAGATAGCAAGTCAGCTTGCTGACTCGGGCATTCCCAGGGCCAACATACGGCGTCTCCCCCTCTGCACTTTCGAAAGGAACGACCTGTTCTACTCGTATAGAAGGGGCGACGAGGAGAGTCGACTTTTTCTCCTGGCATTCCTGGGGCGATGA
- a CDS encoding Gfo/Idh/MocA family oxidoreductase, whose translation MNLKRVGVVGVGHLGQHHARVYTELLGTNLVGVVDVNESRAAAIGENLGVPWFTDFDDFIKRTSPEAVSVVVPTSMHFEIARKALLNGISVLIEKPVTTTVHEAEELIRYAAESDLVLQVGHIERFNSAVQYISKIIHEPLFLQSRRLGPYSPRISDVGVVLDLMIHDIDIILSLVRSEIADISATGRCIRSDHEDIASAQISFENGAMAHILVSRVSERRMRQLEIMEPERYVTIDYETQDVSINRCVRQSNNSLVEVIEHPVFPKSEPLKLELQHFVTCVREGRQPLVGINDGKRALEVAVSILRQIHLEETGALEKDAASC comes from the coding sequence ATGAACTTGAAGCGGGTGGGCGTGGTAGGAGTCGGACATCTGGGCCAGCATCACGCCAGGGTTTATACCGAGCTGCTCGGCACCAATCTCGTGGGCGTCGTCGATGTGAACGAGAGCAGGGCGGCCGCTATCGGAGAGAACCTGGGGGTGCCTTGGTTCACCGACTTCGATGACTTTATCAAGCGAACCTCTCCGGAGGCCGTCAGCGTAGTGGTGCCCACGAGCATGCACTTCGAGATAGCCCGAAAGGCGTTGCTGAACGGGATAAGCGTCCTGATCGAAAAGCCCGTGACCACGACGGTGCACGAGGCGGAGGAGCTGATAAGGTACGCGGCCGAGTCGGACCTCGTGCTGCAGGTAGGCCATATCGAGCGGTTCAACAGCGCCGTACAGTACATATCAAAGATCATCCACGAGCCACTCTTCCTGCAGTCCCGGCGTCTCGGCCCCTACTCGCCGAGGATAAGCGACGTCGGAGTGGTGCTGGACCTGATGATCCACGACATAGACATAATCCTGTCGCTGGTGCGTTCGGAGATAGCCGACATATCCGCGACCGGTAGGTGCATCCGGTCGGATCACGAGGACATAGCCTCGGCCCAGATATCGTTCGAAAACGGCGCAATGGCCCACATCCTGGTGAGCCGCGTGTCGGAGAGAAGGATGCGCCAGCTTGAGATAATGGAGCCGGAGCGATACGTCACCATAGACTACGAGACACAGGACGTATCCATAAACAGGTGCGTCCGCCAGAGCAACAACAGCCTGGTCGAGGTGATCGAGCACCCGGTCTTCCCGAAGAGCGAGCCGCTGAAGCTGGAACTTCAGCACTTCGTCACGTGCGTCCGCGAAGGCAGACAGCCTCTCGTCGGGATAAACGACGGCAAGAGAGCGCTGGAGGTGGCAGTCTCGATCCTGAGACAGATTCACCTGGAGGAGACAGGAGCTTTGGAAAAAGACGCGGCCTCCTGCTGA
- a CDS encoding flagellar biosynthesis protein FliR, translating into MPVVNIQALIALALFIASLLLARMIVRIQTGTMPGGRLWVLYLRMLLGFLFAGSIILAFYSFAGVDVISKHL; encoded by the coding sequence ATGCCTGTCGTAAATATTCAAGCTCTTATAGCACTGGCACTCTTTATCGCATCGCTGCTTCTTGCCAGGATGATAGTGCGAATTCAAACGGGAACGATGCCGGGAGGACGTCTGTGGGTTCTGTACCTTAGGATGCTCCTCGGGTTTCTCTTCGCCGGTTCGATAATCCTGGCCTTCTACTCGTTCGCGGGCGTGGATGTTATTTCGAAGCATCTCTAG